In Apium graveolens cultivar Ventura chromosome 10, ASM990537v1, whole genome shotgun sequence, the following are encoded in one genomic region:
- the LOC141688841 gene encoding CASP-like protein 4C2 codes for MRNGGADATAMRQQRGQYDNHYQHTPPHFHSTVSLQKLRRFNTLIFVFRLATFSFSFASAVFMLTNSRGDSSPHWHDFDAFRFVVAANAIVAVYSLFEMGASVWEISRGATVFPEVLQVWFDFAHDQVFAYLLLSANAAGTSLARTLNGMVDTCTASNAFCVQADISISLGFAGFLFLGMLCLLSGFRVVSFIINGSRFHL; via the exons ATGCGCAACGGAGGGGCTGACGCCACAGCGATGAGGCAACAACGAGGACAATATGATAACCACTACCAACATACACCACCTCATTTCCACTCCACCGTCTCATTACAAAAACTGCGCCGTTTCAATACTCTTATCTTCGTGTTTCGACTAGCTACTTTTAGCTTCTCATTTGCTTCCGCTGTATTTATGCTTACTAATTCTAGAGGTGATTCTTCTCCTCACTGGCACGATTTCGATGCTTTCAG ATTTGTAGTAGCTGCAAATGCAATAGTAGCAGTGTATTCACTGTTTGAAATGGGAGCTTCCGTTTGGGAAATTTCTCGTGGTGCCACGGTGTTCCCTGAAGTTCTTCAAGTTTGGTTCGATTTCGCTCATGATCAG GTATTCGCATACTTGTTACTGTCAGCAAATGCAGCAGGGACCTCATTAGCCCGAACGCTGAACGGAATGGTGGATACATGTACTGCGAGTAACGCGTTTTGTGTACAGGCAGATATATCGATATCGTTGGGATTTGCGGGGTTTTTGTTTTTGGGAATGTTGTGTTTGCTTTCGGGATTTAGAGTTGTTAGTTTTATAATCAACGGTTCTCGTTTTCATCTTTAA
- the LOC141689980 gene encoding ubiquitin-conjugating enzyme E2 7 isoform X2 produces the protein MQDINIQESYTNCDGGFFNAIMTFPQNYPNSPPTVRFTSEIWHPNVYSDGKVCISILHPPGDDPNGYELASERWTPVHTVESIVLSIISMLSSPNDESPANVEAAKEWRERRDDFKKKVGRCVRRSQEMM, from the exons ATGCAAGATATTAACATCCAGGAGAGTTACACTAATTG TGATGGAGGCTTCTTCAACGCAATTATGACTTTTCCTCAGAATTATCCGAACAGTCCTCCAACTGTGAGGTTTACATCGGAAATATGGCACCCGAATG TTTATTCTGACGGGAAGGTTTGCATCTCAATACTTCACCCTCCTGGTGATGATCCTAATGGATATGAGCTCGCTAGTGAGCGTTGGACCCCAGTCCATACG GTAGAGAGCATAGTCTTGAGTATTATTTCAATGCTTTCAAGTCCAAACGATGAATCTCCAGCAAATGTAGAAGCTGCG AAAGAATGGAGAGAAAGAAGAGACGATTTCAAGAAGAAAGTTGGCAGATGCGTGAGACGGTCTCAGGAGATGATGTGA
- the LOC141689980 gene encoding ubiquitin-conjugating enzyme E2 7 isoform X1 → MASQASLLLQKQLKDLCKNPVDGFSAGLVDESNLFEWSVTIIGPPDTLYDGGFFNAIMTFPQNYPNSPPTVRFTSEIWHPNVYSDGKVCISILHPPGDDPNGYELASERWTPVHTVESIVLSIISMLSSPNDESPANVEAAKEWRERRDDFKKKVGRCVRRSQEMM, encoded by the exons ATGGCATCACAAGCTAGCCTTCTTTTGCAGAAACAGCTTAAGG ATCTTTGTAAGAACCCAGTTGATGGATTTTCAGCAGGGTTGGTTGATGAAAGCAATCTTTTTGAATGGAGTGTTACAATTATTGGCCCACCAGATACTTTGTA TGATGGAGGCTTCTTCAACGCAATTATGACTTTTCCTCAGAATTATCCGAACAGTCCTCCAACTGTGAGGTTTACATCGGAAATATGGCACCCGAATG TTTATTCTGACGGGAAGGTTTGCATCTCAATACTTCACCCTCCTGGTGATGATCCTAATGGATATGAGCTCGCTAGTGAGCGTTGGACCCCAGTCCATACG GTAGAGAGCATAGTCTTGAGTATTATTTCAATGCTTTCAAGTCCAAACGATGAATCTCCAGCAAATGTAGAAGCTGCG AAAGAATGGAGAGAAAGAAGAGACGATTTCAAGAAGAAAGTTGGCAGATGCGTGAGACGGTCTCAGGAGATGATGTGA